A genomic region of Ornithorhynchus anatinus isolate Pmale09 chromosome 7, mOrnAna1.pri.v4, whole genome shotgun sequence contains the following coding sequences:
- the IL27RA gene encoding interleukin-27 receptor subunit alpha — MGHFILQALEPARRYEVAIRCRLQDEKGFWSDWSPSISFWSVPAAPSSLVNLWVSASLCSPKPGGNSPLLLWKPLPNEANLSYEVVFRVRGCDLPPVVLPCCQASLPRDAEWAGVLAFNPTGRTPFANLTLKCAGSAPEGVRVKSTGNQGLLVTWEPGRGGEPQEYVVEWTSDVQTPQELHWIRLQAGEHRALLNGSFPPAVPFQVVVSGIFPQGLGRSLPAQGYGQETVPSAGPALQRLQDDPGGAPVVAWEQLPFRQRGGHLISYNLYVQAGTSPPTLCIVSADTQNLTLRNLVSSGRYKLWMTATTSAGEGFPGPSLLLQLPENTVRWKVLLGCLLLPGLLLLGCGLGLAFSKRCLHICHKLPPRWLWEDTPDPFNSRAAWTEEEDVPRALPPQEPPLLEVEEMEPLTAPQPGVAGQQPLHTFGYERHFLPTPEELGLYSAGQVDCTQVTMQPGEEEVQDDGERGPEETAGTEKCENLLALGEKGEINTGPEMTGVSQSLEGSPPRLLSSPL; from the exons ATGGGCCATTTTATCCTCCAAGCCCTGGAACCCGCCAGAAGATATGAGGTGGCCATCCGCTGCCGACTCCAGGATGAGAAAGGCTTCTGGAGTGACTGGAGCCCAAGTATCAGCTTCTGGAGCGTGCCGGCCG CCCCAAGCAGCCTGGTGAATCTTTGGGTGTCGGCATCTCTCTGCAGTCCGAAGCCTGGGGGTAACAGCCCCCTGCTGCTCTGGAAG CCGCTCCCAAATGAGGCCAATCTAAGCTATGAAGTGGTGTTCCGGGTCAGGGGTTGTGACCTGCCCCCTGTTGTGCTCCCCTGCTGCCAAGCCTCACTTCCCAGAGATGCAGAGTGGGCAGGGGTGCTGGCCTTCAACCCTACCGGCCGCACACCTTTTGCCAACCTCACCCTGAAGTGTGCGG GTTCTGCCCCGGAGGGAGTCAGGGTCAAGAGCACAGGGAACCAGGGGCTGCTAGTAACCTGGGAGCCTGGGCGAGGAGGGGAGCCCCAGGAGTATGTGGTGGAGTGGACCAGTGATGTGCAAACTCCCCAGGAACTTCACTGGATCCGACTCCAAGCCGGGGAACACAGAGCCCTGCTGAATG GGAGCTTCCCACCGGCAGTCCCCTTCCAGGTGGTTGTGAGTGGCATTTTCCCCCAAGGGTTGGGCCGCTCCTTGCCAGCCCAGGGCTATGGGCAGGAGACAG tgccctcGGCAGGCCCAGCCCTTCAGCGGTTACAGGATGACCCCGGGGGAGCACCGGTTGTAGCATGGGAGCAGTTGCCTTTCAGGCAGCGTGGTGGCCACCTCATTAGTTATAACCTGTATGTGCAGGCGGGCACCAGCCCTCCTACCCTCTGCATTG TGAGTGCAGACACCCAAAATCTAACCTTGCGGAACCTGGTGTCCAGTGGGCGCTACAAGCTGTGGATGACGGCTACCACCTCTGCCGGGGAAGGATTCCCTGGACCGAGCCTTCTATTGcaactcccag AGAACACAGTCAGGTGGAAGGTGTTACTGGGCTGCCTGCTGCTCCCTGGGCTGCTGCTGTTAGGCTGCGGACTGGGCCTGGCCTTCTCCAAACG CTGCCTCCATATCTGCCACAAGCTTCCACCCCGCTGGCTCTGGGAGGACACCCCAGATCCTTTCAACAGCAGAGCCGCCTGGACGGAGGAAGAG GATGTCCCCAGGGCCCTGCCCCCCCAGGAACCTCCTCTTCtagaagtggaggagatggagccCCTGACTGCACCACAGCCTGGAGTGGCCGGCCAACAGCCATTGCACACCTTTGGCTACGAGAGGCACTTCCTGCCCACCCCAGAAGAACTGGGCCTCTACTCGGCAGGACAAGTTGACTGCACTCAAGTCACCATGCAGCCCGGAGAAGAGGAGGTGCaggatgatggggagagggggccagAGGAAACTGCGGGAACCGAAAAATGCGAGAACCTACTAGCcttgggagagaaaggggagattaACACCGGGCCAGAAATGACTGGCGTGTCCCAAAGCCTGGAGGGCTCCCCGCCCcgactcctttcctccccactctaG